The following proteins are co-located in the Rattus norvegicus strain BN/NHsdMcwi chromosome 19, GRCr8, whole genome shotgun sequence genome:
- the Septin7-ps5 gene encoding septin-7-like produces the protein MVVGESGLEKSTLINSLFLTDLYSLECPGPSHRIKKTVQVEQSKVLIKEGGVQSLLTIVDTPGLGGAVDNSNCWQPVIDYIDSKFEDYLNAESRVNRRQMPDNRVQCCLYFIAPSGHGLKSLDIEFMKRLHEKVNIIPLIAKADTLTPEECQQFKKQIMKEIQEHKIKIYEFPETDDEEENKLVKKIKDHLPLAVVGSNTIIEVNGKRVRGRQYPWGVAEVENGEHCDFTILRNMLIRTHMQDLKDVTNNVHYENYRSRKLAAVTYNGVDNNKNKGQLTKSPLVQMEEERREHVAKMKKMEMEMEQVFEMKVKEKVQKLKDSEAELQRRHEQMKKNLEAQHKELEEKRHQFEEEKANWEAQQRILEQQNSSRTLEKNKKKGKIF, from the coding sequence ATGGTAGTAGGTGAATCTGGACTGGAAAAGTCGACATTAATCAACTCATTATTCCTCACAGATTTGTATTCTCTAGAGTGTCCAGGACCTTCTCATAGAATCAAAAAGACTGTACAGGTGGAGCAATCCAAAGTTTTAATCAAAGAAGGTGGTGTTCAGTCGCTGCTGACGATAGTTGATACTCCGGGACTTGGAGGTGCAGTGGATAATAGTAATTGCTGGCAGCCTGTTATCGACTACATTGATAGTAAATTTGAAGATTACTTAAATGCAGAATCTCGAGTGAACAGACGACAGATGCCTGATAACAGGGTGCAGTGTTGTTTATACTTCATTGCTCCTTCAGGACATGGACTTAAATCATTGGATATTGAGTTTATGAAACGTTTGCATGAAAAAGTGAATATCATCCCTTTAATTGCCAAAGCAGACACACTTACACCAGAGGAATGCCAACAGTTTAAAAAGCAGATaatgaaagaaatccaagaacataaaattaaaatatatgaatttcCAGAAACGGATGATGAAGAAGAGAATAAGCTGGTTAAGAAGATAAAGGACCATTTACCTCTTGCTGTGGTGGGTAGTAATACTATCATTGAAGTTAatggcaaaagagtcagaggaaGGCAGTATCCTTGGGGCGTGGCTGAAGTTGAAAATGGTGAGCATTGTGATTTTACAATTCTAAGAAATATGTTGATACGAACACACATGCAGGACTTGAAAGATGTTACCAATAACGTACACTATGAGAACTACAGAAGCAGAAAACTAGCAGCAGTGACCTACAATGGAGTagataacaacaagaacaaagggCAACTTACCAAGAGCCCTCTGGtgcagatggaggaggagagaagggagcacGTGGCCAAGatgaagaagatggagatggagatggagcagGTGTTTGAGATGAAGGTCAAGGAAAAAGTTCAAAAGCTGAAGGACTCTGAAGCCGAGCTCCAGCGGCGCCATGAGCAAATGAAAAAGAATTTAGAAGCACAGCacaaagaattagaggaaaaacGTCATCagtttgaagaagaaaaagcaaactgGGAAGCTCAACAACGTATTTTAGAGCAACAGAATTCTTCAAGAACCTtggaaaagaacaagaagaaaggcaaGATCTTTTAA